The Manihot esculenta cultivar AM560-2 chromosome 1, M.esculenta_v8, whole genome shotgun sequence genome has a window encoding:
- the LOC110603262 gene encoding peptidyl-prolyl cis-trans isomerase Pin1, with amino-acid sequence MATANQVRASHILIKHEGSRRKASWKDPEGLVIRNTTRDSAVSQLQLFRNDIISGKAKFEDIASRFSDCSSAKRGGDLGPFGRGQMQKPFEDATFALKIGEISDIVDTDSGVHIIMRTG; translated from the exons atgGCGACAGCCAATCAGGTCAGGGCATCTCACATACTTATAAAGCATGAAGGCTCTCGAAGGAAGGCGTCCTGGAAGGATCCGGAAGGTCTCGTTATCAGGAACACCACTAGAGACTCCGCTGTCTCTCAGCTTCAACTCTTCCGTAACGACATCATTTCTGGCAAGGCTAAGTTCGAGGACATCGCCTCTCGCTTCTCCGATTGCAGCTCCGCCAAGCGCGGTGGCGATCTCG GGCCATTTGGTCGAGGCCAGATGCAGAAGCCTTTTGAAGATGCAACATTTGCTCTTAAGATTGGTGAGATAAGTGACATCGTGGACACCGACAGTGGGGTGCACATCATTATGAGAACTGGTTGA
- the LOC110609567 gene encoding auxin-responsive protein SAUR50, whose product MSFITTLFSLSAHNKYPLNSFFPITTFMSFLFSLPLSSLFPPPPKSMAITKPNKLPGRQTGALKQMLKRCSSLGKKIGYDQQQGLPDDVPKGHFAVYVGENRSRYIIPISWLDHPEFQSLLQRSEEEFGFQHATGLRIPCEEVVFRSLTEMIG is encoded by the coding sequence ATGTCTTTCATCACCACTCTCTTCTCCCTCTCCGCCCATAATAAATACCCTCTCAACTCATTCTTCCCCATCACCACTTTCATGTCTTTTCTCTTCTCCTTGCCCCTCTCCTCTCTCTTTCCCCCACCACCAAAATCTATGGCTATAACAAAACCCAACAAGTTGCCTGGCCGCCAAACTGGAGCTCTCAAACAAATGCTCAAGAGATGCTCAAGTCTTGGGAAGAAAATAGGGTATGATCAGCAACAAGGGCTTCCTGATGATGTACCAAAAGGTCACTTCGCTGTGTATGTTGGGGAGAATAGAAGCAGGTATATTATTCCAATATCATGGTTGGATCACCCTGAGTTTCAGAGTTTGCTTCAAAGATCTGAAGAAGAATTTGGGTTTCAACATGCGACGGGTCTTAGAATTCCTTGCGAAGAAGTTGTTTTTCGCTCCCTCACAGAGATGATCGGATAA
- the LOC110601810 gene encoding GDP-mannose 4,6 dehydratase 1 — MATDNGAPRSGSATPTVNGDAEAPQKPRVALITGITGQDGSYLTEFLLNKGYEVHGLIRRSSNFNTQRINHIYIDPHNSHKARMKLHYADLSDASSLRRWLDTILPDEVYNLAAQSHVAVSFEIPDYTADVVATGALRLLEAVRSHIAATGRSHIRYYQAGSSEMFGSTPPPQSETTPFHPRSPYAASKCAAHWYTVNYREAYGLFACNGILFNHESPRRGENFVTRKITRAVGRIKTGLQSKLFLGNLQASRDWGFAGDYVEAMWMMLQQEKADDYVVATEESHTVEEFLGVAFGYVGLNWKDHVVIDKRYFRPAEVDNLKGDSNKARKLLGWKPKVGFEQLVKMMVDEDIELAKREKVLVDAGYMDAQQQP; from the coding sequence ATGGCAACAGACAACGGCGCACCCAGATCTGGATCTGCCACCCCCACCGTCAATGGCGACGCTGAAGCCCCACAAAAGCCCAGAGTAGCTCTGATCACTGGCATAACCGGCCAAGACGGCTCCTACTTAACGGAATTTCTCCTCAACAAAGGTTATGAGGTTCATGGGTTGATTCGTCGTTCGTCTAACTTCAACACCCAGCGCATCAATCACATCTATATCGATCCTCACAATTCCCACAAGGCTCGTATGAAGCTACACTATGCTGATCTCAGTGACGCCTCTTCTCTTCGCCGCTGGCTAGATACCATTCTTCCCGACGAGGTTTATAATCTCGCTGCTCAATCCCATGTCGCTGTTTCTTTCGAAATTCCTGATTATACTGCTGATGTGGTAGCCACCGGTGCTCTCCGTCTCCTTGAAGCCGTAAGATCTCATATCGCTGCCACGGGAAGAAGTCATATCCGTTATTATCAGGCTGGATCGTCGGAAATGTTTGGATCCACTCCACCTCCCCAATCTGAAACCACTCCATTCCACCCCAGATCTCCATACGCAGCGTCCAAATGCGCGGCGCATTGGTACACAGTTAACTACCGGGAGGCTTATGGGTTGTTTGCATGTAACGGGATCTTGTTCAACCACGAATCTCCAAGGCGTGGAGAGAATTTTGTGACCAGGAAGATTACTAGAGCTGTTGGGAGGATTAAAACCGGATTGCAGAGCAAACTATTTCTGGGTAATTTGCAGGCGTCAAGGGACTGGGGATTCGCTGGGGATTACGTAGAAGCCATGTGGATGATGCTGCAGCAAGAAAAGGCAGATGATTACGTAGTGGCGACGGAGGAGTCGCATACGGTGGAGGAATTCTTGGGGGTGGCATTTGGATATGTGGGTTTGAACTGGAAGGATCATGTAGTGATTGACAAAAGGTATTTCAGGCCGGCAGAGGTGGATAATTTGAAAGGGGATTCAAACAAGGCAAGGAAATTGCTGGGATGGAAACCAAAGGTGGGGTTTGAGCAGCTGGTGAAGATGATGGTGGATGAAGACATTGAACTTGCTAAGAGGGAGAAAGTGCTCGTTGATGCTGGTTATATGGATGCCCAGCAACAGCCTTGA